One Caloenas nicobarica isolate bCalNic1 chromosome 31, bCalNic1.hap1, whole genome shotgun sequence genomic region harbors:
- the LOC135999946 gene encoding feather keratin 4-like — MGLLPARKMSSYRQICNYSPCDVSCPPPYANAWSEPCVTSCGDSRAVVYPPPVTIVFPGPILSSCPQESFVGTSAPLELGSSFGYESSFGSGASLGGKYSFPCYSRRYASYRRGSCGPC, encoded by the exons ATGG GCTTACTTCCAGCCAGAAAGATGTCTTCCTACAGGCAGATCTGCAATTACTCGCCCTGCGACGTGAGCTGCCCCCCGCCATACGCCAATGCCTGGAGCGAGCCTTGCGTCACCTCCTGCGGGGACTCCCGTGCCGTGGTCTACCCGCCACCCGTGACCATTGTCTTCCCaggccccatcctcagctcctgccctcaGGAGAGTTTTGTGGGCACCTCGGCCCCACTGGAGTTAGGCAGCTCCTTTGGCTATGAGAGCTCCTTTGGGTCTGGTGCCTCCCTGGGTGGCAAGTACTCCTTCCCCTGCTATTCCCGCAGGTACGCAAGTTACCGTCGTGGGAGCTGTGGGCCTTGCTAA